The following is a genomic window from Clostridium fungisolvens.
TATTATTCCTATTTTTATCAAGATGAGCAATTTGTCCACTTTTCTCTTCATCATCCCCATTTATACCAAAGCATACGCAACATCTTCTTTTTGATTTGATTAAAACTTCAGTTTCTATTTCTGTAGATATTTTTTTTCGTTCTTCCACTTTTATCCTCCAATAATGCATTAATATCATTAACATTCTCGTACTTGAGTCGTTCCTTAAACAAATACATCTGAGGAATATTCTCTATCAGCACATGTACCAGTTAAGGAGCGTGCATCAGCCTCATAGACTTAAGTAACTTTTATTTTTCTTCTTGATTAGTGATGTTATCATGATAAGTTTTTTATATTGATAATTAAGTATTAAGTTATGGCTTATCCAAAAACTTGATTCTACAATATCAATTAAGACATTATTTAATGCATTTATTGTATATTCACCATAAGCATTTATTATAGTATCAACAATATACAGGACTTCATCTAAGTAATATGTTCCACCTTGAAAGTTTGAAGTATTTTAATACTTTGTTTTCTTCAATTAAATACAAATCGTTTCTCATATATATCAGGATGCATCTAGCCTATCCACAATATACTTACAAAAACCTTCTCGTTGAATAGATTATCAAGTCTTACCTATGACAACACATAAAATTGCAATTTGTATGAATTAGTATAAATGTAAAAATAATTACAATCTTACTTCTCATTATTGGACTAATATGTAAGACCTAATCATGTCCAATTTTATGGATTTTGATAATTATATATATAAATGCATTAATGGGTTTAGGCAACAAAATTATATCTTTTCTTATGCAGACCGTTAAATCACGTCTGAAAGCATAGATTACACATTTACTTTTTCTAGCATATTCTCATCCCCAAAATGTACCCACAGACAAATCCTGCGAATTTTATTTCTTTTATGGCATATTTGAAATTAATAAATTATACGAAGAGTAAACATGTGCATCAGAGTTTACTGTTACAATCTTACCATCTTTCAAAAAATGCTGTGCAGCTGAAGGAAAAAAGTCTCTTGGCAAGGGAATTACAGCATTTGGATTATGATATACAGAAATGCCTTCTCCCCAAGTCTCTTCACAGTTTTCGTCAACCAAATTTTCAAAAACAAGTGGCTTATCTGCGTTTGGTTCGGAATTATATACAGTACTGACTCTTATCATTATTGTATTGTTCGTATCAAATCCACTCTGCTTTCCCATTCTGTCAAACTTAGAAATAGTTCCTGACGCTGAATGTATTATTGCACTAACATTTTCAGCTCCAGGTTGAAAAAAGAATCCAGAGGGTATCTTAACCCCTGTGCTCTCTTTTATATGTGACTTTATTTTTTCACCAACAACAACCAAGTTTCCATTTTCATCATAATAGTGTGAGTGTTTTAGCCCATATAAATAATTTATTAAAGCAGTCGTACTCATGTTCATCGCCAACACATCATGAAAATCAGCTATCGCAATAACAAATGGAATATCTCTTGTATGATCATATTGCCAATAATGTAAACTTCTATCTTTAGTTGTATGATTCAATTTAGAATACAACGGACTTCCATATATTAAAGGCAATTTATTTTTTGTTTCTTCTTCTACATTTACATCTATAGGTATTCTTCGTTCGTCTATTTTTAGATATGGTGTTCTATTTTCTGCGATAACAGCCTCTACAGCTACTGAAATGTCACCATTAGAAAGCATAAAGTCAGGTGCTTCATGTTCTCTATCAATTTTTAATCCTTCCTCATGAAAATAACAAAACAAATACAATTCCCACAAACGTGAATTAAAGCCACTTGTTTGAAATTGTTCGACAAAATTCCCATCAACATCGATAAAATATGGTGTGATTTCAGAAATTAATTTCTTTGCTGCACTGTGAGCTGGTATTTCGTTAATAGCCTTAAAATAAGGATGCAACCGTGACTCCTCAACAACCAAATGGAATAAATCTACCCCAAGTCTATCATCAATATCAGGCTTTAGTTGGATTTTCCCGATATTAACTTTATTTTCAGTAAAATTTATCCACTCTTCAGCTTCTCTAATACTTTTAAATGATATTTCATTATCAATATATTTGATTTTCTTGTTTTGATTACGTGCCAAAAATACAGCATTATAATCTTTATCAGTAAAATCGAATAATATAACTGCAAAAAGCGTGGTATCTTCATTAGTGTACCACTTTACTTCATCGGCTATTGCAAAGATTGCAGAGTCTCTTATAAAGCCTACGTAAACATCGAATGCTTTTCTACTTATATATCTCATGTAAAACTTCCTTTCTCAAAATAATAATCAAAATAAGTGAAACAGTATTAGTTATAGTCAACTTCACATTATTAGCCTAATTGGTATTTGAATAATTAGAAGTTAAAATTTAAATAGAAATAAACGTACTTAAGTAAACAGGAACCCCTTCCCTCTCAAAGGACCTTACTGAGAGAGTCTTTACCGATAGATATTACTATTAATTAATATCTATTTTTACTATTATTA
Proteins encoded in this region:
- a CDS encoding glycosaminoglycan attachment protein, whose product is MRYISRKAFDVYVGFIRDSAIFAIADEVKWYTNEDTTLFAVILFDFTDKDYNAVFLARNQNKKIKYIDNEISFKSIREAEEWINFTENKVNIGKIQLKPDIDDRLGVDLFHLVVEESRLHPYFKAINEIPAHSAAKKLISEITPYFIDVDGNFVEQFQTSGFNSRLWELYLFCYFHEEGLKIDREHEAPDFMLSNGDISVAVEAVIAENRTPYLKIDERRIPIDVNVEEETKNKLPLIYGSPLYSKLNHTTKDRSLHYWQYDHTRDIPFVIAIADFHDVLAMNMSTTALINYLYGLKHSHYYDENGNLVVVGEKIKSHIKESTGVKIPSGFFFQPGAENVSAIIHSASGTISKFDRMGKQSGFDTNNTIMIRVSTVYNSEPNADKPLVFENLVDENCEETWGEGISVYHNPNAVIPLPRDFFPSAAQHFLKDGKIVTVNSDAHVYSSYNLLISNMP